From one Lotus japonicus ecotype B-129 chromosome 3, LjGifu_v1.2 genomic stretch:
- the LOC130749063 gene encoding uncharacterized protein LOC130749063 isoform X1, which yields MANTRRELLDRWRGIEKEEEENADDDNLHPSKLRRLHLLKEQWFADAYNFLICLPCEDHIWCGFWDIMGPLLETFYNYFKDDRQDSPLRRLWKRMSDEMRHCLQCISQHHQAQDMYDMEYESSSIGPLLDILQKLDYERVTSHLRDINAKVTGEEYDSGRDNAEVVNVLYEVLMFPLLLDYQPLFTEFELFVEAIDNKHELVLSGHQQFPGVYALLFCKRSVRSVGYRLAGSMGKLRRATDLEPLQPLLKKFIGSLEADALPLDLETSPRIQLDRVSSWIGIKSLLGFLDPPTFEEGILERYPFFLDIVLNHISGDSLEFSHAVTCLRQLFEMLGCKLWLRSTLSPSVMHNTLIGQCFHTRNEKIHKDIFGLFQPFLQSLEALQDGEHEKQRRHFLYFLLHQVPVSSNFSILTRKLACQIALLVVHRGYKMNPPCPPFECAHMWGPSLVSSLKDSSLHSSLRQPAFDLVETIIVSDATALIYSVLNCGTASSTVSSMTYEVIDLDNENDIWLPNILLDGEEQDSSTNSSWSQFSMQSGITSQVFREWMCIPMLWVDVLVDTNLSLLPISVSKAVFWARSHFPMVELESSAEMVLPVMSCLSSFAAELSSSFGWKVPTGSDDGGDGNKSKNSVEVLTMSCPLIRTFKRLTTHFLVQMRQGELRSRWIWEPLMSESLILSLLDPNDDVRQFGKSMLEQVSDTRGLSCGLQFLCSNKSSLYATTLGFKHAMKLVQLDSVLLKFHTLHHFWFLLCKLLKDGGLPAPELPENTPSELRVPRFSSQGGFLKQPDFDSLPVDIDKHVIDVELKTKEKFSCLLSEMAWPIFCRCLVKGKEFIDYNLCQMTCVRLLEIFPVLVDQLHLFGGKDPGNFTMLVKNKLGFKWLHDLMEWGKSSLKVVIVYWKRAITYLLNLFKSSYDKTSLSTIMIIENLISTDAYSLEELTEQVSGLSVSLSREGTHNFQEANVNPKSLISESWPIKKNCFTSHIHSSSMEDIGVQIVDSKMTPDEKDTETVIILSDDEVEPQDLSKKVILSVSEAGHHISDGNKIPCYAGNTLPTPDLAIQNVSYKKTSNEMKETFQRKDNTEVFSLSSQKQDSRYVHDKLEATSFVDSEGSDSCRGEASSKSKVRINLAKNSSEAVNAKNLSKACRSTTSKTADTMSSTGYKQLSDSQNSEDDLLKTAFKSVERIQLHVPKPTSVLRRQVIQLRTPLENRSGGLHKLEDPVKRFKPPRLDDWYKPILEIDYFATAGLSSARKDENKIVNKLKEVPVYFPSPEQYVDIFRPLVLEEFKAQLQNSFFELSSWEEMFYGILSVISVERVDDFHLVRFVHDDGDSATCRSFSENDLLLLTKDHPQKSSHDVHMVGKVERREKDYKRSLSIVLIRFYFQNGSSRLNLARRNLTERSKWHAYRLMNITPQIREFHALSSVKYIPLLPLILNPTKDSSCLDECKKIDLSKLCQSLQRTLRSSFNVSQLEAISDAIGRAKPKKTVELSLIQGPPGTGKTQTIVAIVSALLASSPQKMNCLQNSLNENLNQNSFSTTYSRPKISQSGAIARAWQDAALARQLNDDLQSSSKSSENCMRQRVLICAQSNAAVDELVSRISSHGLYGSNGKMYKPYIVRVGNAKTVHPNSLPFFIDTLVDQRVAEERMHSNDGKNDLRIDSSAGLRSNLEKLVNSIRLYEAKRANVRDGNSNVKSQPHGDSHMGHEKEMSDAEIEMKLRKLYEQKRQIYKDLSNVQAQEKKANEETKSLKTKLRKSILREAEIVVTTLSGCGGDLYGVCSERILSSKFRGSSEHTLFDAVIIDEAAQALEPATLIPLQLLKSSGTKCIMVGDPKQLPATVLSNVASKFLYECSMFERLQRAGHPVIMLTEQYRMHPEICKFPSLHFYDNKLLNGCQTSSKSAPFHQTKGLGPYVFYDITDGREVRGKNSGAMSLCNDQEADAAVELLSFLKKRYPTEFIGGRIGIITPYKRQLSLLRSRFLNAFGSSSIDDIEFNTVDGFQGREVDILLLSTVRATHASIAASKSNSSSIGFVADIRRMNVALTRARLSLWILGNARTLQTDHNWAALVKDAKERNLVMTAKMPYHSIFETAKDKCVFENSDNHARPLKHEKVKDSGHKVTQVLVNDNGTFERKKKSAASKVKDKNKGSEEENTISALVKSAQCNEKNSKDEHVSKKKDTTCLAAKRESRSSCDGAVTMLDQPVCNGGREGKHKVKTNMGRTTLNKRQSNSRNSFDHPVEETDGGEKASKLPRGDRSSSTEVSASAIKGCHKERDADSQGRAPNHNKAAEISKRKQQREAVDAILYSSLISTKKDERSTKVSVKRPVSSSVANASMKPTKKRSGKLPQQ from the exons ATGGCGAATACTAGACGGGAGCTACTGGACCGGTGGAGAGGCAtcgagaaagaagaagaagaaaacgcCGACGACGATAATCTTCATCCCTCTAAGCTTCGTCGCCTCCACCTCCTCAAAGAACAATG GTTTGCAGATGCATATAATTTTCTAATATGTTTGCCGTGTGAAGATCATATCTGGTGTGGCTTTTGGGATATAATGGGCCCCCTTTTGGAGACCTTTTACAATTACTTCAAAGATGACCGCCAAGATTCACCTCTTAGGCGGTTATGGAAGAGAATGTCTGATGAAATGAGGCACTGCTTGCAATGCATTTCTCAGCATCATCAAGCCCAAGACATGTATGATATGGAGTATGAGTCCAGCTCTATCGGTCCTCTTCTCGATATCTTGCAAAAGCTTGATTATGAGAGGGTGACATCACACTTGAGAGATATCAATGCTAAAGTAACAGGGGAAGAATATGATTCTGGTCGTGATAATGCTGAAGTTGTTAATGTCTTGTATGAG GTATTGATGTTCCCACTCCTCTTAGATTATCAGCCTCTATTCACTGAGTTTGAGTTGTTTGTTGAAGCTATTGATAATAAGCATGAACTGGTTTTGTCTGGGCATCAACAATTTCCG GGAGTGTATGCATTACTTTTTTGCAAGAGAAGTGTTCGTTCTGTTGGATATCGCTTAGCAGGGTCAATGGGAAAACTGAG GAGAGCAACGGACTTGGAACCTTTGCAGCCCTTACTTAAGAAATTTATTGGCAGTTTAGAGGCAGATGCTTTACCACTGGATTTGGAGACTTCACCTAGAATTCAGCTGGATCGTGTGTCTTCATGGATTGGTATCAAATCACT ACTTGGCTTCTTGGATCCTCCAACTTTTGAAGAAGGGATATTGGAACGTTATCCCTTTTTTCTTGATATTGTACTCAATCATATCAGTGGTGATTCACTTGAATTTTCACATGCTGTTACTTGCTTGAGACAACTTTTCGAAATGCTAG GTTGTAAGCTTTGGTTAAGGTCTACATTGTCTCCAAGTGTAATGCACAACACTCTAATTGGTCAATGCTTCCATACTCGCAACGAGAAAATCCATAAAGATATTTTTGGTCTATTCCAACCTTTTCTACAG TCTCTTGAAGCTTTGCAAGACGGGGAGCATGAAAAGCAACGTAGgcattttctctattttctcctCCATCAAGTGCCAGTGAGCAGTAACTTCAGCATTCTAACAAGAAAATTGGCATGTCAG ATAGCACTTCTTGTTGTACACCGAGGTTACAAGATGAACCCGCCCTGCCCTCCTTTTGAGTGTGCACATATGTG GGGGCCTTCCCTTGTTTCATCTCTGAAGGACTCCTCGCTTCACAGTTCTCTCAGGCAACCTGCTTTTGACCTTGTAGAGACTATCATAGTATCAGATGCTACTGCTTTAATATATTCAGTGCTGAATTGCGGCACAGCTTCAAGCACTGTTAGTAGCATGACATATGAGGTCATTGATTTGGATAATGAAAATGATATTTGGTTACCAAATATTCTTCTAGATGGTGAAGAGCAGGATAGTAGTACTAATAGTTCTTGGAGTCAATTCAGTATGCAGAGTGGGATAACTTCTCAAGTCTTCCGAGAGTGGATGTGCATTCCAATGTTATGGGTTGATGTTTTAGTTGATACCAATCTCTCACTCCTTCCAATCTCAGTTTCGAAAGCTGTTTTCTGGGCACGATCTCATTTTCCTATGGTAGAACTTGAGAGTAGTGCAGAAATGGTGCTTCCTGTCATGTCTTGCCTTTCATCTTTTGCTGCAGAATTATCCTCTTCATTTGGGTGGAAGGTTCCAACTGGCTCTGATGATGGTGGAGATGGAAACAAATCAAAAAACTCAGTTGAAGTGTTGACTATGTCTTGTCCTTTGATAAGAACATTTAAAAG GTTAACAACACATTTTCTAGTTCAGATGAGACAAGGAGAGCTTCGAAGTCGGTGGATTTGGGAACCACTGATGAGTGAGAGCTTGATCCTTTCGCTTTTGGATCCGAACGAT GATGTTAGACAATTTGGAAAGTCTATGTTGGAACAAGTGTCAGATACCCGAGGTCTTTCATGTGGATTGCAGTTTCTTTGTTCTAACAAGTCCTCGTTGTATGCAACTACTTTGGGCTTCAAACATGCTATGAAACTG GTTCAACTGGATTCTGTTCTATTGAAATTTCATACTCTACATCATTTTTGGTTTCTTTTATGCAAATTACTCAAAGACGGAGGTCTACCTGCTCCAGAGTTGCCTGAAAATACACCTAGTGAGTTAAGGGTGCCTAGATTCTCTTCACAAGGCGGGTTTCTGAAGCAGCCAGATTTTGATTCTCTGCCTGTGGATATCGATAAACATGTTATCGATGTCGAATtgaaaacaaaggaaaaattTAGTTGCTTACTATCTGAAATGGCATGGCCTATTTTCTGTAGGTGCCTGGTAAAAGGCAAGGAATTTATTGATTACAATCTTTGCCAG ATGACTTGTGTTAGGTTACTTGAGATTTTTCCTGTTCTTGTTGATCAACTCCACCTTTTTGGTGGTAAAGATCCGGGGAATTTCACAATGCTGGTAAAAAATAAATTGGGTTTCAAATGGCTTCATGATCTCATGGAATGGGGGAAGTCATCACTTAAAGTTGTAATTGTTTACTGGAAGCGAGCCATTACTTATTTACTGAATCTGTTTAAAAGTTCTTATGATAAGACTTCTCTGTCAACAATCATGATCATTGAAAATCTTATTTCGACTG ATGCTTACAGCTTGGAGGAATTGACAGAACAAGTGTCTGGCCTGTCTGTCTCTCTGTCTAGGGAAGGCACTCATAATTTTCAGGAGGCAAATGTGAATCCCAAATCATTGATATCTGAAAGCTGGCCTATTAAAAAGAACTGTTTTACTTCACATATCCATTCTTCATCCATGGAGGATATAGGTGTACAAATTGTGGACTCGAAAATGACACCTGACGAAAAGGATACTGAAACTGTAATTATTCTTTCGGATGATGAAGTGGAACCACAAGATCTTTCCAAGAAGGTCATTTTATCAGTTAGTGAGGCAGGCCACCACATATCTGATGGCAATAAAATACCCTGTTATGCTGGTAATACTTTACCAACTCCTGACCTTGCTATCCAGAATGTTTCTTACAAGAAAACTTCCAATGAAATGAAGGAGACCTTCCAGAGAAAGGACAATACTGAAGTTTTCAGCCTTTCTTCTCAGAAACAAGACTCTAGGTATGTACATGATAAGCTTGAGGCCACTTCATTTGTTGATTCAGAAGGCTCAGACAGTTGTAGGGGGGAAGCTAGCTCAAAATCCAAGGTTAGGATCAATTTGGCAAAAAATTCTTCCGAAGCTGTCAATGCTAAAAATTTGAGTAAAGCTTGCAGGAGTACAACTTCCAAAACTGCTGACACTATGTCAAGTACTGGTTATAAACAGTTAAGCGATTCTCAGAATTCTGAAGATGATCTGCTAAAGACTGCATTTAAATCTGTGGAACGTATCCAGTTGCATGTACCAAAGCCTACTTCAGTCTTGAGAAGACAGGTGATTCAACTCAGAACACCTCTTGAAAACAGATCTGGAGGTCTCCATAAATTAGAGGACCCagtgaaaagattcaagccacCAAGGTTGGATGATTGGTATAAACCTATTCTTGAAATTGATTATTTTGCGACAGCTGGATTGTCATCTGCAAGAAAAGATGAAAACAAAATTGTTAACAAATTAAAGGAAGTTCCTGTATATTTTCCATCACCTGAACAGTACGTGGATATATTTCGGCCATTGGTTTTGGAGGAGTTTAAAGCACAGTTACAAAATTCTTTTTTTGAATTGTCTTCATGGGAGGAGATGTTTTATGGAATCCTTTCTGTGATTTCAGTGGAGAGAGTTGATGATTTCCATCTTGTTCGTTTTGTCCACGATGATGGTGATTCAGCAACATGCAGGAGCTTTTCAGAAAATGACTTGCTTTTGCTAACAAAAGATCATCCACAAAAATCTTCTCATGATGTTCATATGGTTGGAAAG GTGGAAAGGCGTGAGAAAGACTATAAAAGAAGTTTAAGTATTGTTCTCATCCGGTTCTATTTTCAAAATGGTTCCTCACGTTTAAATCTAGCTAGAAGGAATCTCACTGAACGAAGTAAATGGCATGCATATCGTTTAATGAACATTACTCCACAAATTCGAGAATTTCATGCATTGTCGTCAGTAAAATACATTCCCTTGCTTCCACTCATTTTAAACCCTACCAAGGATTCCTCTTGTCTTGATGAATGCAAAAAAATAGATCTCAGTAAATTGTGCCAGTCATTGCAGCGGACTCTGAGATCATCATTTAATGTTAGTCAACTTGAAGCAATAAGTGATGCTATTGGAAGGGCTAAACCAAAGAAAACTGTTGAGTTATCTCTTATTCAGGGTCCTCCAG GAACTGGGAAGACGCAGACTATTGTTGCGATTGTCAGTGCCCTTCTAGCTTCTTCTCCACAAAAGATGAATTGTCTACAAAATTCCTTAAAtgaaaacttaaaccaaaattCTTTTTCTACTACCTATTCGAGACCAAAGATTAGCCAGAGTGGTGCCATTGCAAGGGCATGGCAGGATGCAGCCTTGGCTAGACAATTAAATGATGATCTCCAGAGTTCATCAAAATCTTCTGAAAATTGTATGAGACAAAGAGTGCTTATCTGTGCTCAATCTAATGCTGCTGTGGATGAATTGGTATCAAGAATTTCTAGCCATGGTCTTTATGGAAGTAACGGGAAAATGTACAAGCCTTATATTGTGAGGGTTGGAAATGCAAAAACAGTCCATCCAAATTCTCTGCCATTCTTTATTGACACACTTGTTGACCAACGTGTAGCAGAAGAGAGGATGCATTCAAATGATGGGAAGAATGATTTGAGGATAGATTCATCAGCGGGGCTGCGGTCTAATTTGGAGAAACTCGTTAATTCTATTAGGTTGTATGAAGCCAAGCGTGCTAACGTAAGGGATGGGAATTCTAATGTTAAAAGTCAACCACATGGCGACTCTCATATGGGGCATGAAAAGGAGATGTCTGATGCAGAAATTGAAATGAAGCTGCGTAAACTATATGAACAGAAAAGACAAATATATAAAGATCTTAGTAATGTGCAGGCTCAGGAGAAGAAAGCCAATGAAGAAACCAAGTCTCTGAAGACTAAGTTGCGGAAGTCTATTCTAAGGGAAGCTGAAATAGTGGTAACTACACTAAGTGGATGTGGTGGGGACCTTTATGGAGTTTGCTCGGAGAGAATTTTAAGCTCCAAGTTTCGGGGTTCATCTGAACATACCCTCTTTGATGCTGTTATAATTGATGAAGCTGCtcaa gCTCTTGAGCCAGCTACTTTGATTCCTCTTCAGCTTTTAAAATCAAGTGGAACCAAATGCATTATG GTTGGTGACCCAAAGCAGCTTCCTGCAACTGTACTATCAAATGTTGCAAGTAAATTTCTTTATGAGTGCAGCATGTTTGAACGTTTACAAAGGGCTGGGCATCCTGTTATTATGCTCACTGAACAG TATAGAATGCATCCAGAGATATGCAAGTTTCCTTCGTTGCATTTCTATGACAACAAGTTACTAAATGGCTGCCAAACTTCTAGCAAATCAGCACCATTTCATCAGACCAAGGGTCTCGGGCCTTATGTATTCTATGATATTACTGATGGGCGGGAGGTTCGTGGGAAAAACTCAGGTGCAATGTCACTTTGTAATGATCAAGAAGCTGATGCTGCAGTTGAATTACTAAGTTTTCTCAAGAAAAG GTACCCAACTGAATTTATTGGTGGAAGAATTGGCATTATTACTCCATACAAGCGTCAACTTTCTCTTCTGCGATCTCGTTTTCTTAATGCATTTGGATCTTCAAGCATAGATGACATCGAATTTAACACTGTGGATGGTTTCCAAGGAAGGGAGGTGGATATATTGCTACTTTCTACTGTAAGAGCAACGCATGCTAGCATCGCTGCATCTAAAAGCAACTCAAGTTCTATTGGATTTGTGGCGGATATAAGACGGATGAATGTTGCTTTGACAAGGGCCAGGCTATCACTTTGGATTTTGGGTAATGCAAGAACTTTACAGACAGACCATAACTGGGCTGCTCTTGTTAAGGATGCTAAAGAAAGAAACTTGGTCATGACGGCTAAGATGCCTTATCATTCAATATTTGAAACAGCTAAAGATAAGTGTGTTTTTGAAAATTCTGATAATCATGCTAGACCACTGAAGCATGAAAAGGTTAAAGATAGTGGCCACAAGGTGACACAGGTTTTGGTTAATGACAATGGTACCTTTGAGAGGAAAAAGAAATCTGCTGCTTCTAAAGTAAAGGACAAAAATAAGGGCAGTGAGGAAGAAAATACCATTTCAGCTTTGGTAAAAAGTGCTCAATGTAACGAAAAAAATTCCAAAGATGAGCATGTCTCCAAAAAGAAGGATACGACATGTCTAGCTGCAAAACGTGAAAGCAGAAGCTCCTGTGATGGTGCGGTCACAATGTTAGATCAACCAGTTTGCAATGGTGGACGAGAAGGCAAACATAAAGTTAAGACTAACATGGGAAGGACAACATTGAATAAAAGACAATCAAATTCAAGGAATAGTTTTGATCATCCAGTGGAAGAGACAGATGGTGGAGAAAAGGCATCAAAACTTCCCAGAGGGGATAGGAGCAGTTCTACGGAAGTTTCTGCTTCCGCAATAAAAGGATGTCATAAAGAGAGAGATGCAGATAGTCAAGGTAGAGCTCCTAATCACAATAAAGCtgctgaaatttcaaaaaggaAACAACAGCGTGAAGCTGTTGATGCTATTCTTTACTCATCTTTGATATCTACAAAGAAGGATGAGAGATCGACAAAAGTTTCTGTGAAAAGGCCTGTTTCATCATCTGTAGCAAATGCGAGCATGAAACCAACCAAGAAAAGAAGTGGTAAACTTCCTCAACAATGA